A window of Mycolicibacterium madagascariense genomic DNA:
CCAAGGGCGGCGTGCAGAAGGATCAGTTCGAGCCCTACCTGGCAGACCTGCAGAAGTCGGACTCGGCCGGGCCAGGGACCTTCGGCTCGCCGTGGTCGAAGCTGTCCCCCGCGCGTCAGTCGGCGGTCATCGTCGCGGCCGAGGCCGCCGCCGACGATCAGTGCGGCTGACGCACTTCGAATCACGCCGGGCAAAAGTGCGACCGAATCCTTTGGCGCCCTAACTTTTAGCGTGCCTACCGTTAGGTGGCACACGTCACAAAGTTCGCTACTATGTGCTCCTCGTCACTGTGAGAGGGATGGCCCACATGGTTGCACCACACCGAACCCCGTTGAACACGACGCGTCCGGTCGCCAACGGCTCGATCAATGGAATGCGGGTGCTGATGGGCATCCTGCTGCTGCTCATCGCCGTCGGCGCCATCACCGGGGTCGTCGTCGCCCTGTCCAGCGGCCAGCCGACCATCGCGCTCGTCATCGGCCTGGTGGCGGCCGCGTTCTTCACCCGGGTGGGCTGCTAGCCCCCCGTTTAGGCCCCCGTTCGCCACACCAGGCAGAACGGGTGCCCCGCGGGATCGCGGTAGACCCGGAAGTCGTCGCCGGCGGCCTCGGGCACTCGAGTTGCCCCGAGCGACAACACCTTTGACTGCGCCTCGTCGACGTCGTCGACCAGGATGTCGAGGTGGAACTGCTGGGACCCACGCGGATCCGGGAACGCCGGCGGCTCGTGATCGGGCGCCTGCTGGAAGGCCAATCTGCGCCCGCCCGGCTCGGTCAAGACCACCCACGTGTCGTCCTGCGCCGTCACGTCGCCGCCGAGCACGGCGGCGTAGAACGCGGCGAGGCCGGCCGGGTCCCTGGTGTCCAGGACGACCGATCGAAGCGTCCCGATCATGTAGGGCAGGGTTGCCATTCGCGCGCCGATTCAACCCGGGATGATGAAACCCATGCGAGTGGCGCTCTGTCTGGGCAGCGGTGGCGCCCGCGGCTACGCGCACATCGGCGTCATCAACGAATTGCGCGAGCGCGGCCACCAGATCGTCGGCATCTCCGGGTCGTCGATGGGAGCGCTGGTCGGCGGGTTGGAGGCGGCGGGCAAGCTCGACGAGTACGCCGCGTGGGCCAGTTCGCTCACGCAGCGCGCCGTGCTCCGCCTGCTCGACCCGTCGCTGACGTCGGCCGGGGTGCTGCGGGCGGAGAAGATCCTCGACGCCGTGCGCGAGATCATCGGCGCGACGGTGATCGAGGACCTCCCGGTGCCGTTCACCGCGGTCACGACGGACCTCGTCGCCGGCACGTCGGTGTGGTTGCAACGCGGTCCGGTCGACGCGGCCATCCGCGCCTCCATCGCCATCCCCGGCGTCATCAAGCCGCACGTGCTCGACGGCCGGTTGCTCGCGGACGGCGGCATCCTCGACCCGCTACCGATGGCGCCGCTGGCCGCGGTCAACGCCGACCTCAGGATCGCCGTCAGCCTCGGCGGCGACGATCCAACGCATGCCCAGCGCCAGCCCGGACCCGGGCCGACGACCGAGTTGCTGAATCGGATGTGGCGCAGCACGACGGCCCTCCTCGACACCGCGACCGCCCGCACGCTGCTCGACACCCCCGCCGCCAGGACCGTGCTCAGCCGGTTCGCCAACGACGGCGTGGAGACCGACGACCACGACGACCACACCGAGTCCTCGGTCCCGCGGCTGAGCGGCTTCGAGGTGATGAACCGCTCGATCGACGTGGCGCAGGCGGCCCTGATGCGGCACACGCTCGCCGCCCATCCGCCCGACCTGCTGATCGAGGTACCCCGCACGGCCGCAAGGAGTCTGGAGTTCCACCGCGCCGACGAGGTCATCGACATCGGGCAGGAACTCGCCGCGGCTGCCCTCGACGCGCTGGTGCCGCGGTCGCTACACCCCTAGGACACCCCTAGGAATCGTGCGACCCGGCGCGCCTCACGGCGACCCTGGTCGCGACCGGCGTTCGCCGACGGGATGCGGCAGGCCGGGTCGAGGGGATTGGGTCCGAACGCCGCCAGCGACGCGTCGTCGGCGAACACGGCCAGCGTCTGACCCTGGAAGCTCGAAATCTCTTGCGCCGCACCATCTCCGAAGGGCGACGGCGTCGTCTCCCCGGAGGGCACCAGCACCACGACGGCGTCGCAGTCCGACGCGGCGGCGATGTTCACCGAACTGCCCACGCCGCCGTCCATGAGGCGACGCTCGCCGACGGTGACGGGTGGCCAGGCGCCCGGCACCGCGCAGCTGGCCGCGACGGCATCCACCAGGGCGATGCCGGAGTTGCGGTCCAGCACCAGCAGCTCGCCGGTGGCCACGTCGATGGCCGTCACCCGCAGCACCCGCTGCGGCCACTCCCGCACCGGTAGCCGGTGCGCGATGACCGCGCGTCGCACGGATTCGGAGACCGTCTCGGTGGACAGCGCCAGCGCGCCCACCCGCCGCAGACGCTCCTCCCGGGTCGCGGCGGGGTCGTCCAGCGCGGCCGTGAACTGCTCGACGAGCCGGTCGATGCTGACGCCGGGGTCGAGCTCGTGGGTCTCCTCCGACAGCTGCGCGGCGAACAGGTCGGCGAGCGTCGCGCCGCCGCCGAGCTGGGCGGCGACCGTCGACCCCGCCGACGTGCCGAGCAGGACGTCCGCGTCGAGCAGTGCCGTGGCGGCGTCGGGTGCCTCGTCGGCGATGCCCTGCAGGATGCCGGTCTCCCAGGCAATGCCCGCGAGCCCGCCGCCGGCCAACACCAGTCCACGTGTCGTCACGGCATCCGAGTGTGCCAGGGCGCCGGGACTACGGTTGTTGGCGGGTTCTCCACCGATTGCCCGCAACAACCGTGGTTTCGCGGGGCGAAGGGATGCAGATGGCTGACACGATGCGGGCGCAACGGTTCTACGCGGACTCCAAGACGGTTGCGGTGGAGGACGTTCCGATCCCGGAGCCCGGCCCCGGCGAGGTGCTGGTGAAGGTGGCGTTCTGCGGCATCTGCCACTCGGACCTCAGCCTCATCAACGGCACCTTCCCGTCGCAGCTACCCGTCGTCACGCAGGGCCACGAGGCGTCGGGCACGGTCGCCAAACTGGGCCCGGGCGTGACCGGCTGGACCGAGGGCGACCGGGTCGTGGTGGCCGCGGGCAAACCCTGCCTGGAGTGCGTGAACTGCCGCCGGGGCGACGTCTCCAACTGTCTGCGCCTGCGCCTGATGGCGTTCGCGTACGACGGCGCCTGGGCGGAGTACACCTTGGCACAGGCCGTCGGACTGACCAGGGTTCCGGACAACGTGCCCCTCGAGCAGGCCGCCATCCTCGCCGACGCGGTGTCGACGCCGTACGGGGCCGTCGTGCGCACCGGCCAGGTCGGCATCGGCGAATCCGTCGGGGTGTGGGGCGTCGGCGGTCTCGGCACGCACGTCGTCCAGTTGGCGCGCCTCGTCGGGGCCGCACCGATCATCGCGGTCGACGTGAAGCCCGCCATCCTGGAGCGGGCGCTCGCGGTCGGCGCGGACCACGCCTTCGACGCCCGCGACCCCGACCTCGGTGCCAAGATCGCCGGCGCGACGGGCGGCTGCAACCTCGACGTGGCCTTCGACGCCGTGGGGCTGGGGTCGACGTTCGAGCAGGCGCTCAACAGCCTGACCGTCGGCGGCCGGTTGGTGGGCGTCGGCATGAGCGCCGATGCCCCGTCGATCGGTCCGACGGCGCTGTTCAACCTGCTCAAGCGTCAGGTGCTGGGACATCTCGGCTACCAGAACGCCGACATCGGCACCCTGGCCGCGCTGGTGTCCCTCGGCAGGCTCGACCTGTCGCGGTCGATCAGCGAGATCGTGCCGCTCGAACAGGTGGCGCAGGGTATCGAGAAACTCGAGACGGCCGCGGGTGACCCCATCCGAATCCTGGTGCAGCCCTAGCGTTTTCCCGCCGAGCAGACGCAAAGGGCCCTGAAGAGTGGCATTCGAGGGCCGTTTGCGTCTGCTCGCGGGGAGGGCCTAGCGCAGGTGCGGTGCAGCCTTGCCGCTGATGAGCGGCAGGTCGAGGTAGGTGGCGATGCCCGGCGCGGCGGCGCACACCGCGGGTATCGAGTTGACGCAGTGCGCGGCCGTCGCGACGATGCCGTTGTTGGACACCAGCCCCGCCGCGACGCTCTCGGGCTGAAAGCCCTTGACGGTCACGGTGAAGTCCGGATTGCCCTTGGCCTCCATCTCGTAGCGCTCCCCGGCGGGGCCGAACGTCCATGGCGGATCGAGGTTCTCCTGACCCATGAACCAGTTGACCGTCACCCGGACGACGGGCTCGTCGTCGACGAGGGCCTCCCAGTGGAACTTTCGGCCGGCCACCTGCCCGGGCTGGATCGCCCCCATCGGGGTGTCGATGGGGGCCGTCGCGACCGAGATCTCCTGGGTGGAGCGGATGTGCGGGTCGGCGCGGAAGCCCACCGTGTCGACGATCATCCTCACCGACTGGACGAATCCCCCGTCGAGCAGCTTCTGCATCGGGCCCGTCAACGCCTTCTCCGGGGTGTCGCCGAAGCCCATGACGTAGCGCAGCACATCGGGCGCATCGTAGGTGCGCAGATCCGAGAACTCTTCTGCGCGAACGAATGTCACGCCGGTGGACATGATCGACATCATCAGGGGGAACTTGTCGCTGATGCCGCCGGGGGCGATGCCCGTGCCGTGCAGCGTGACACCGCCCTCCTGCGCGGCCGCCCGCAGCGGGCCCGCCTCCTTCTCGCCGGGGTAGAACCACCCGACGGGCGTGACGACGTTCTTGCCGGAGCGCAGCAGCGCGGCGACCTCGCCGGGGTCGGGCAGCAGCGGCGAGTAGATCACGGCGTCGGCGTCCAGGGCGAGGACGTCGTCCACGCTGTGGGTGGCCGTCACCCCGAGGGGTGTGCCGCCGATGAGGTCGCCGACGTCGCGGCCGCTCTTGGCCTCCGAATGGACCCAGCAGCCGGCCAGTTCGAGATCGGGATGCTCGAGCACGCCCCTGATGGCCGCGATGCCCACTCCGCCGGTTGCCCACTGCACGACGCGCAACGCCACTCGACACTCCCCTCGGCGTCCCGAACTAGAACACGTTCTACCCAGATCTACACCACGGGGCGGGCCTGCTGTTTCGTTTCGAGCAACGCAACGTAGCGAAGGGATGAGCATGACGAACCGGGTATTCGTGGTGGGCGTCGGCATGACCAAGTTCGAGAAGCCGGGCCGCCGGGAGGGCTGGGACTATCCCCAGATGGCCAAGGAGTCGGGCACCAAGGCACTCGACGACGCCGGCATCGGCTACGACGAGGTGCAGCAGGGCTACGTCGGGTACTGCTCGGGGGACTCGACGTCGGGCCAGCGGGCGCTCTACGAGCTAGGCATGACGGGCATCCCCATCGTCAACGTGAACAACAATTGCTCCACCGGCTCGACGGCGCTGTATCTGGCCGCGCAGTCCATTCGCGGCGGGCTGGCCGACTGCGTCATCGCGCTCGGCTTCGAGAAGATGCAGCCCGGCTCACTCGGCGGGGGTGCGCAGGATCGCGAGTCGCCGCTCGGCAACCACGTCAAGGCGCTCGCGGAGATCGACGAGTTCGCCTTTCCCGTGGCACCGTGGATGTTCGGCGCCGCCGGCCGCGAGCACATGAAGAAGTACGGCACCACCGCCGAACACTTCGCGAAGATCGGCTACAAGAACCACAAGCACTCGGTCAACAACCCGTATGCGCAGTTCCAGGAGGAGTACTCGCTCGACGACGTCCTCGGCGCCCGGATGATCTCCGATCCGCTGACCAAGCTGCAGTGCTCGCCGACGTCGGACGGTTCCGGCGCCGCGATCGTCGTCAGCGAGGCGTTCGTCGACCGGCACGGGCTCGCGGGGCAGGCCGTCGAGATCGTCGGACAGGCCATGACCACCGACTTCGCCAGCACGTTCGACGGCAGTGCCGCCAACATCATCGGCTACGACATGAACGTCCAAGCGTCCCAACAGGTTTACGACCAGTCGGGGCTCGGGCCGGCGGACTTCCA
This region includes:
- a CDS encoding NAD(P)H-dependent amine dehydrogenase family protein, which encodes MALRVVQWATGGVGIAAIRGVLEHPDLELAGCWVHSEAKSGRDVGDLIGGTPLGVTATHSVDDVLALDADAVIYSPLLPDPGEVAALLRSGKNVVTPVGWFYPGEKEAGPLRAAAQEGGVTLHGTGIAPGGISDKFPLMMSIMSTGVTFVRAEEFSDLRTYDAPDVLRYVMGFGDTPEKALTGPMQKLLDGGFVQSVRMIVDTVGFRADPHIRSTQEISVATAPIDTPMGAIQPGQVAGRKFHWEALVDDEPVVRVTVNWFMGQENLDPPWTFGPAGERYEMEAKGNPDFTVTVKGFQPESVAAGLVSNNGIVATAAHCVNSIPAVCAAAPGIATYLDLPLISGKAAPHLR
- a CDS encoding lipid-transfer protein, with the translated sequence MTNRVFVVGVGMTKFEKPGRREGWDYPQMAKESGTKALDDAGIGYDEVQQGYVGYCSGDSTSGQRALYELGMTGIPIVNVNNNCSTGSTALYLAAQSIRGGLADCVIALGFEKMQPGSLGGGAQDRESPLGNHVKALAEIDEFAFPVAPWMFGAAGREHMKKYGTTAEHFAKIGYKNHKHSVNNPYAQFQEEYSLDDVLGARMISDPLTKLQCSPTSDGSGAAIVVSEAFVDRHGLAGQAVEIVGQAMTTDFASTFDGSAANIIGYDMNVQASQQVYDQSGLGPADFQVIELHDCFSANELLLYEALGLCGEGEAPALIDDGDTTYGGRWVVNPSGGLISKGHPLGATGLAQCAELTWQLRGTADKRQVDGVTAALQHNIGLGGAAVVTAYQRAER
- a CDS encoding patatin-like phospholipase family protein, with the translated sequence MRVALCLGSGGARGYAHIGVINELRERGHQIVGISGSSMGALVGGLEAAGKLDEYAAWASSLTQRAVLRLLDPSLTSAGVLRAEKILDAVREIIGATVIEDLPVPFTAVTTDLVAGTSVWLQRGPVDAAIRASIAIPGVIKPHVLDGRLLADGGILDPLPMAPLAAVNADLRIAVSLGGDDPTHAQRQPGPGPTTELLNRMWRSTTALLDTATARTLLDTPAARTVLSRFANDGVETDDHDDHTESSVPRLSGFEVMNRSIDVAQAALMRHTLAAHPPDLLIEVPRTAARSLEFHRADEVIDIGQELAAAALDALVPRSLHP
- a CDS encoding patatin-like phospholipase family protein — protein: MTTRGLVLAGGGLAGIAWETGILQGIADEAPDAATALLDADVLLGTSAGSTVAAQLGGGATLADLFAAQLSEETHELDPGVSIDRLVEQFTAALDDPAATREERLRRVGALALSTETVSESVRRAVIAHRLPVREWPQRVLRVTAIDVATGELLVLDRNSGIALVDAVAASCAVPGAWPPVTVGERRLMDGGVGSSVNIAAASDCDAVVVLVPSGETTPSPFGDGAAQEISSFQGQTLAVFADDASLAAFGPNPLDPACRIPSANAGRDQGRREARRVARFLGVS
- a CDS encoding VOC family protein produces the protein MATLPYMIGTLRSVVLDTRDPAGLAAFYAAVLGGDVTAQDDTWVVLTEPGGRRLAFQQAPDHEPPAFPDPRGSQQFHLDILVDDVDEAQSKVLSLGATRVPEAAGDDFRVYRDPAGHPFCLVWRTGA
- a CDS encoding zinc-binding dehydrogenase; protein product: MADTMRAQRFYADSKTVAVEDVPIPEPGPGEVLVKVAFCGICHSDLSLINGTFPSQLPVVTQGHEASGTVAKLGPGVTGWTEGDRVVVAAGKPCLECVNCRRGDVSNCLRLRLMAFAYDGAWAEYTLAQAVGLTRVPDNVPLEQAAILADAVSTPYGAVVRTGQVGIGESVGVWGVGGLGTHVVQLARLVGAAPIIAVDVKPAILERALAVGADHAFDARDPDLGAKIAGATGGCNLDVAFDAVGLGSTFEQALNSLTVGGRLVGVGMSADAPSIGPTALFNLLKRQVLGHLGYQNADIGTLAALVSLGRLDLSRSISEIVPLEQVAQGIEKLETAAGDPIRILVQP